The Corythoichthys intestinalis isolate RoL2023-P3 chromosome 1, ASM3026506v1, whole genome shotgun sequence genome has a segment encoding these proteins:
- the LOC130921841 gene encoding relaxin-3 receptor 1-like — MLCCLWEKGGLRACGINPRDSCRITQAASSNPTIRAAARACACRSRAMSEDNNTDFWADNSTFVTLEDIDVVADGSPLLRVLICSVYSLVCAVGLVGNLLVFFLLGPKQERKTSRMNFFVLNLALTDLQFVLTLPFWAADTALDFSWPFGDAMCKAVLSVTVMNMYASVFFLTAMSVTRYLSLASALKRSESHRGSRSDKWTCALIWILASAATLPTSIFSTVSHVTGETLCLLKFPGGQAWLAVYHIHKILVGFVVPISVVSVSYVKLLRLIRNRSMTTSNPKRTSRVTKSVTIVVLSFFLCWMPNHAVTLWSVLVKLNAAKWDRTYYVAHTYVFPLTVCLAHANSCLNPVIYCLMRPDCRSKLKLLVHWGSASQV; from the coding sequence ATGCTCTGTTGTTTGTGGGAGAAGGGAGGGCTTCGAGCTTGCGGAATAAATCCTCGGGATTCGTGCAGAATTACGCAGGCAGCGAGCTCCAATCCAACCATTAGAGCAGCGGCTCGGGCGTGCGCCTGCAGGAGCCGAGCCATGAGCGAAGACAACAACACCGACTTTTGGGCCGACAACTCCACTTTTGTCACCCTGGAGGACATCGACGTGGTGGCGGATGGTAGTCCGCTCCTCCGCGTCCTGATCTGCTCGGTTTACTCCCTGGTGTGCGCCGTGGGTCTGGTGGGCAACCTTCTGGTTTTCTTCTTGCTGGGACCCAAACAGGAGCGCAAGACGTCCCGGATGAACTTTTTTGTGCTGAACTTGGCACTGACCGACCTGCAGTTCGTGCTGACGCTGCCCTTCTGGGCTGCGGACACGGCTCTGGATTTCAGCTGGCCCTTCGGGGACGCCATGTGCAAAGCGGTGCTTTCCGTCACCGTGATGAACATGTACGCCAGCGTCTTCTTCCTCACGGCCATGAGCGTCACCAGATACTTGTCACTTGCGTCGGCTCTCAAGCGCAGCGAGTCCCACCGCGGGTCCCGCTCGGACAAATGGACCTGCGCCCTGATTTGGATCCTTGCCAGCGCGGCCACGTTACCCACGTCCATCTTTTCCACCGTTAGCCACGTGACCGGAGAAACCCTGTGTTTGCTCAAGTTCCCCGGCGGTCAAGCCTGGCTGGCGGTCTACCACATCCACAAGATCCTGGTGGGCTTCGTGGTACCCATTTCTGTGGTGTCCGTCAGCTACGTCAAGCTTTTGCGCTTGATCCGCAACAGAAGCATGACGACCAGCAATCCTAAAAGGACGTCACGAGTCACCAAGTCTGTCACCATCGTCGTGCTGTCCTTCTTCCTCTGCTGGATGCCCAACCACGCAGTCACCCTGTGGAGCGTTCTGGTCAAGCTCAACGCCGCCAAATGGGACAGAACGTACTATGTGGCGCACACCTACGTGTTCCCGCTCACCGTGTGCTTGGCCCATGCCAACAGCTGCCTCAACCCCGTCATCTACTGCCTCATGAGACCCGACTGCAGGAGCAAGCTGAAGCTTCTCGTCCATTGGGGAAGCGCCTCACAAGTTTAG